Part of the Pseudomonas sp. M30-35 genome is shown below.
ATCAGCAGATCGTATGCTTTCTTTTGCTCATACGGGCCGCCTTCGCCGTAGCCTGAGATATCGCAGACGATTAACTGCGGAAAGCGCTCATGCAAGGTCTCAAATGATAATCCCATGCGCGCAGCTGCACCCGGCGCGAGGTTTTGTACCAGCACATCAGCCTTAGCCAGTAAGTCTTCCAGCACAGCAGTGGCAGGTTCTTGTTTGAGGTCAAGGGTCAAACTCTCTTTGGAGCGGTTGGTCCACACAAAGTGCGAAGCCAGACCCGACACACGCTCATCGTAGCCCCGCGCAAAATCACCCGTGAGCGGACGCTCGACCTTGATCACGCGGGCCCCTAGGTCAGCCAGTTGGCGGGTACAAAATGGCGCAGCAATGGCGTGCTCCAAACTGACAACAGTGATGCCATCCAACGGACGCGGTGAACTTGTAGAGGTATTCATTTTTTAATCTCTTATTAGACCGCTCAGGCTTAAACCGGCACAGAATTTGAGGTCGCGATTAGCACAAGCTGCGCACTGACGCGCACTGGCGTAAGTTCCAGACCTGCGCAATCAGCTCATCTGTTTTGCTCGTGTCGTTGTGTCCAGCGAATGCCAGTAACCGGCGGAACTTGTCTTCCAGTTCCGCGCGCGACAAGGTGTTGCCTGGGTCGCCTTTAGGTTCATCTATCGCACTATGCAAATGGCGACCATCAACTGTCAGCACTTCAACACGGCCGAGCCAACGCTGCGGATACGCTTGGTCAACCTCTGCGTCGAGTTGCATCCGCACCTTTTGCCGAAAACTTGAAACCCGCGGGTCGTGCAATGAAAATTGCTCAAACTCCGGCAGCCCAGCCTTGCCATGCACGGCAATCAAGCCCAGCACTGTGCCCATTGAGAATTTGGCCTGATGCACGCTGCTCGGCACATCGACACGGCCAAGCACATCAATGGCCCCTTGATGGACCTTAGTGGTGACCTGTTCAATCTGATCAAAACTCAGCGCTTCAGCTTGCATCAAGGCAAGCAGTGCATCTGCAGCTGGATGCGTGTGACGGCACGATGCATGGAACTTGAACGATGTTTCACACAGCGCCCAACGACTGCCAAGCCGATCGGATAACTTGCTCGGGTCAGCATCACTGGACATGCCAGCCGCTAAACCCTGATCACCTTCAAGAATATTCCGCGCACCGCTTAAACCATCAGCCGTTAGATAAGCCGCAAGCAGACCATCAGCAGCGGCTTTGGCGGTGTGCAATTGCTTGGAGTCAGCGGCGTCGCGTAAAAACTCCCACAAGCCTGCAGCCTGGGTGCCAGCAGTTCCAAGCAGATTGATGAACTGCTCACGATCAAACTTCAGCAACTTGCCAACGCTGACCGCAGCAGCCAAGGTACCGACCGTGGCTGTGGTGTGAAAAATGGTGTAGTGCGAGCGCCCGAGAAATTCACCAATGCGAATCCCCGCTTCGTATCCCACAACCGCCGCCAGTATTAGATCCTGACCGCTGCAACCGAGGTCCTGAGCAGCTGCCAACGCAGCCGGGAACACCACAGTTGCGGGGTGTAAAACTGAGCTATTGTGCAAATCATCCTGTTCGACCAGGTGCGATGAGGCGCCATTCACCAGCGCAGCAAAGTAAGGACTAGTAGTTTTGCCACTGACCAGAATCTTCGCTTTACCCGTTTGCGGGCCCATGGCTTGCGCATAACGCTCGAACAACGGGATCGGGTGACGATCATGGCTGGCGAGCGCAGAACCAAGCCAGTCGAGGTACAAGTCCTCAGTCCTGGCCAGCACAACCCGGTCAAGCTGCTCATAACGCAAATCAGCCAAAAACGCGGCTAGCTGTTCGGTATGGGTCATGGTTTGCTACCTTAGAAAGAACGTGGCAGGTCGAGCAGATGCTCGGCGACATAAGACAGAATCAGGTTGGTCGATATTGGTGCCACCTGATACAAACGCGTTTCTCGGAACTTACGTTCAATGTCGTATTCACAAGCGAAGCCGAAGCCGCCGAAGGTTTGCATACAAGCATTGGCCGCCTCCCATGAGGCTTTAGCTGCCAGATACTTAGCCATATTGGCGCTAGCACCGGCATTCTCACCGGCGTCATATTCATCACAGGCGCGCCATCGCATCAGGTCAGCCGCTTCGATTTCAATGTGAGCTTCGGCAATAGGAAATTGCACGCCTTGGTTCTGGCCAATCGGGCGTCCAAACACTTCACGATCACGGGCATATTGGCTGGCTTTCTCGATAAACCAACGACCATCACCAATACACTCGGCAGCAATCAGCGTGCGCTCGGCGTTCAAACCATCAAGAATGTAGCGGAAGCCCTTGCCTTCTTCGCCAATCAGGCTGTCGGCAGGCAGTTCGAGGTTATCGAAAAACAACTCATTGGTTTCATGGTTGACCATATTGGCAATGGGTTGCACGGTCATGCCATTGCCGATTGCGTCACGTAGATCGACCAGGAAAATCGACATTCCCTCGGACTTTCTTTTCACTTCGGCCAGCGGCGTGGTACGTGCCAGCAGAATCATCAGATCAGAATGCTGGACCCGTGAAATCCATACTTTCTGACCATTGATCACATACTTATCACCCTGCTTGACCGCAGTGGTTTTGATTTTGGTGGTGTCAGTACCGGTCGTTGGCTCGGTCACGCCCATTGATTGCAGACGCAGCTCGCCACTTGCCAGTTTTGGCAGGTAGTAGCGCTTCTGCGCTTCGCTGCCGTGACGCAACAGGGTAAACATGTTGTACATCTGCCCGTGCACCGTGCCGGAATTGCCGCCACAACGGTTCACTTCTTCAAGGATGACCGAAGCTTCAGCCAGCCCCAGACCAGAGCCGCCGTACTCTTCGGGGATCATTGCTGACAGCCAGCCGGCGTCAGTCAGCGCCTTAACAAAGGCTTCTGGAAAGCCTTTGTCTTCATCTATTTTGCGCCAGTACTCGGCGTCAAATTCTGCGCAAAGCGCACGTACGCCTTCACGGATAGCATTCAGTTCTGGATTCTTATTCGGATTCATAATTCGCATCTCGTTTGAGCCAAAGGCTTGGCTGTATCAGTCAAATTTCACTTCGCTGCGCTGAGCAGCACCCGCTTCGTTTCCGGCCCACAACTGAGCGGTTCCGCTGGATTCAATTTTGCCGCCGACCGCAAATGGTTGCGGTGCAACCAACGGACGCAAGCCTCGGTAAGAAAATTGGCGCAGACGGGCTTGTGGGTTGGCTCGGCAAAAGGCGCGCAGGCTCAACGTGGCGATCAACGGGCCGTGTACCACCAACCCCGAATAACCCTCGGTGTCAGTCACATATGGCCAGTCATAGTGAATACGGTGACCGTTAAAGGTGACTGCCGAGTAGCGGAACAACAGGGTTGAAGTCGGCGTTATCGACTCATGCCAATCACCTTCGCTCAGCGCTTGACCGCTGCTGGTTTTCGGCGGACTGGGCTCGCGGTAAACAATGTTTTGATCTTCACGAATGGCCAGTTCACCATCCTGAAAGTACTCATGCTGCACGGTGACGAACAACAGCGCGCCGGTACTGCCGTGTTTCTCTTCGATATGGGTGATCGTTGAAACCCGGCTGGCGTCGCCGCCCACACGTAATGCTTGGATAAACTCGATTTTGCCGCCAGCCCACATGCGGTTTCGGTTATCGGCTGGCGGTAAAAAACCGCCGCGTGCTGGATGGCCATCTTCACCTAGACCGCTCTCGGCCACAGGATTCTGAAAGAAAGCCCAATGCCACAGTGGCGGCAGCGCAGCGCCGTGGGCCGGGGTTTCTTCACCCAGCGTTGCGGCAATGCGCATCACCAGATTACGACTCAGTTGATCGTGGACTTCTTCGGAACGGCCAATCCAGGCAGATAATGCGGCGTCAGTCATGGGTTACTTCCAGCAGTGCTTTTTTTAGTTGCACTTAGGATGCGTCTGACACAGCGTTCTGTGAATTTGCATTTACATAACTCGGCGTTCAGTTATTCTGAACGCTGAATATGTCCTCATTCAATGACGCAGAGACTGTCTATGCATTTCGATTTACCCGACCTGCGCTTGTTTATTCATATTGCTGAGTCGCCGAGCCTGACTCAGGGGGCTCGGCGTGCATTCCTTTCGCCTGCTGCTGCCAGCGCGCGCATCAAATCACTCGAAGCGCAGCTCGATTCGCGCCTTCTCTACCGGGACAGTCGCGGGGTTGAACTCACCCGCGCAGGTGAGCGTTTGCTGCACCATGCACGGCTGATCATGCGCCAGGTTGATTACCTGAAAAGTGAGTTTGCGGATTACGGTGCGGATGCTGCGGGTCATATCCGCATATTTGCCAACACCACGGCGGTAACCGAATTCCTCCCAGAGATTCTTGCCGGGTTTCTCGCTGAACGCCCCGGAGTCAGTGTCGACCTGCAAGAGCGCTTAAGCCGAGACATCGTTCGCGGTGTACTTGATGGCTCAACTGACATGGGGATCATCGCCGGTCCCGTAGAAGTCAGCGGATTACAAGTGCTGCATTTCAGCACCGACCGTTTGTTGCTGGCGGTGCCAAAAAATCACCCGCTTGCTGATAAACCGCGAGTAACCCTACGCGATACCCTTGAATATCAGCATATTGGTCTGCACGAAGGCAGTACGCTGCTGAGCTTCTTACGCGAACATGTTGAGAAACTCGGCAAAAAATTATCACTTCGGATTCAGGTTTCGAGTTTTGAAGCCATCTGCCGCATGATTGAGGCAGGGGTTGGCATCGGCATCATTCCCGAGTCAGCAGCCAGCCGCCACAGTCGCACGATGGAACTTACGACTATCGAGCTTGATGAACCGTGGACGGTGCGTGAGCGCAGCATTCTGGTACGTGATCTAGACGCCTTACCCGGCAGCGTCAGGGCATTGATTGCCACACTGATGCCCACGCTAATTCCAGAGTCACAAAGCGTAAAGGACGTTGAACCACAATAGACCTCTGCCCCAACTGACAAGAACCTTGAGGGTGCAACGGCGTGCTCGATCTACTGACCTACATATTTGCTGAATTGCTATTGCGTTGTATTAGCTTCCCAATCGGCTGGCCGCTGGTAAAACTATTCACGCTAGGTCGGTACCCAACCAAGGGCAGCTGGTTTGCGGACAGACCGGAAACACAGTGGACCGCTGGAATAGGTCTTGCTGTGTTGGTGCTCGTGCTAATGATCATGCTCAAACAGCTAGTCGATTGGTAAACTTGGCTATACAGACAGCAAAACGCCCTGAACCAGTCAGGGCGTTTTAGTCTGCTTCTGTACATGATGCGTGTTAGACGTTAATCACTACACGGCCACGGCTTGGGCATTCGTCCATGTACAAATGAGCTTGGCCGACTTTGTCGAAGGCAAAGCTTTTATCAATCAGCGGCTTGAGCAAACCATCGCCGGTGAGTTGATTGATGCCTTTTACAGCCCGGGCAACCGCTTCTTTATCCTGCGGGATATCCAGCTCTTTCTTGCCGGTAAAGTTGCCGATGCAATGCACGAAGAACTGAATATTTTTCTGGAATGCAGCGCAGGCTGGGAATGGCGTCTCATTACCGCCCTGCAGCCCGTACAACACCAGGCGACCACGCGGAGCCAGTGCATCACCAAGCAGGCACATTTGTGGGCCACCCAAGGTATCCATGACAATATCAACGCCACGATCATTGGTCAGTTTCTTTGCCCGGCTGACCAGGTCTTGCTCTTCAGTCAGGATGATGTGGTCGGCACCGAGTTCGCGCAGAAATTCGGTATCCTCATCAGTATCGGTAGCGGCAATGACATGCGCGCCTAAAGCCTTGGCCATCTGCACGACATACGGGCCCCAGCAGCGGCTGGCCGCAGTGATTAACACCGTTTCACCAGCTTTCACCCGAGCCAGCTCGACCATGCCGAACCAACCGACCATGGAAGGCAAAAAGTGAACGCAGGCTTGCTCAGGCGTCAAAACGTCCGCGTAGCGCGCCACTGAAGTACGCGGTAACACCACCTCTTCAGCGTATGCCGGGTAGTCGTTTGGGCTGTGCGCAGGGAAGCTGGCGACCTTATCGCCAACAGCCAAGTCGTCAACGCCCTCACCTACCGCTAAAATCACTCCGGCGACTTCATAACCGAGTCCAGCGGGTAATTGAGCGTGTGTCGTTGCAAGATTCTGGCGCCAGAGCACGTCCTGCCAGCTTACACCGATAGATTCGACGCCTATCAACACTTCGCCAGCGGCAGGCGCAGGGCGCGAGCGCTCTTCGATTTTGAGGACGTCTGCCTCGCCAAACTGATGGAATCGGATGATACGGGACATCATAAACCTCTTCGATTGACCCCTTTAGACTTAGACTTTATCGGGCCTTTGTAAGCAATACCACATGCCAGTACTAATATTCACCATGCCTGTCGATGATGATACGTGGTTACAATATTAACAGTGTGCACTAGTGTATTGCTAAGGCAGCATAATCCGCATTAGCCTGATGCGTGCAGAAGCTTGAGGAACCACTGAAAAAGGTAGCGAGCGACGGGAGTACAAGGCGAAAAGGTGCGAAAAAGCGACCGAGGTCGCGCTCGACTTTAGTTGTCCTAAATGAGCATTTTGAGCAGCTTTTCAACGCAGTAATACCTAGCGCAGTAGTTTTGCTGTGGTTCCTTGGGCATTCTTATTTGAAATGGAAGATAGATGAACCGTAACGATCTTCGCCGTGTAGACCTTAATCTTCTGATCGTTTTTGAAACGCTGATGCACGAACGCAGCGTTACTCGCGCAGCTGAGAAGCTATTTCTCGGTCAACCTGCGATCAGTGCGGCCCTCTCCCGTTTACGCAGTTTGTTTGATGATCCCCTCTTTGTGCGTACTGGCCGCAGCATGGAGCCGACCGCACGCGCGCAAGAAATCTTTGGCTTGCTGTCGCCTGCGCTTGATTCAATTTCCACAGCCGTCAGTCGCGCCGCTGATTTCAACCCAGCGACCAGTAACGCCGTGTTCCGTATCGGCTTGTCTGATGATGTTGAGTTTGGCCTGATGCCACCGCTGATCAAGCGCTTGCGAGCAGAAGCCCCCGGCGTTGTGTTGGTGATCCGCCGGACCAACTATTTGTTGATGCCCGGACTATTGTCATCGGGCGAAATCTCAGTCGGTGTTGCCTACACTGAAGAGTTACCGGCCAACGCCAAACGTAAAGTGGTGCGGCGCAGCAAGGCCATGCTGCTGCGTGCAGACACCGTGCCTGGCGCACTTTCACTCGATGATTACTGCGCCAGACCCCATGCTCTGGTGTCATTCGCTGGAGATCTTGGCGGTTTCGTTGACGGAGAATTGGAAAAACTGGGCCGTAAACGCCGAGTCGTGCTCGCCGTTCCACAGTTCAATGCGCTCGGCCCGCTGCTAAGTGGCACTGACATTGTTGCCAGTGTGCCCGACTACACAGCCGCCACCTTGACCGCGGCCGGCGGTTTACGCACCGAACCGCTGCCACTGGAGACCCAAACCTTTGAATTACACATGGCTTGGCGCGGCGCACAGGACAATGATCCTGCTGAACGCTGGTTACGCTCGCGGATTCAAATGTTTGTGGGCGACCCAGACAGCCTTTGATTCAAGCCGGTCCAGCGTTCAATCGCTGACACCAGGAAATCACATCCTGAATGTGCAAGGAAGCACTGGCTACCATCTCTTATCTGCCTCGCCGCCATGTAGTTCTAACGAGCGGTGCCACGCGTCATGTGGAAGGCTGCGGGTCACTACCTGCCCTGCTCCAGAACTCTTCGGCAGACTGACTGAGAATTGCTTTGGGGCGGGTCAGATGAATATCCAGGGGGATATCCCAGCTTTCGTCGAGAGCTCTAACTAAGCGCCCTTCCAGGACTTCTTGCTCGGTGAGGCTCTTGGGTAACCACGCCACTCCTTTGCTTTCCAGGGCCATAGACATTAATACCGCGGCAAGATGGCTGCTGAAAAGTGGTTTGAGGTGAAGGTAATCTTCCTTGCCGCGCAGTCTGTGGGCGACGATACGCCCCAGTCCAGACTCATGGGTGTAAGCGAGGTATGGCAATGCCGCAGGCAAGGTACTGAAGTTAGCAGAAGCACTCGCAAGAGGAACGAGAAGGTCTTCCCCCACCTTCTTGCTGATGAACTGATCAGGGGCTAGTAAAGGCGGTACGTCGGGATGACGGTGGCAGAGCAGAAACTGAACCTGGCCATGTATCAGCATCTGCTCACAGACAGCCATGCTATCTGAGTGCAACTGTACAGCCTCAATGGGAGCACCGTTTTCTGAGCTTCGAAGCCATTTGGGAAAAAATGTAAACGACAGGGAGTGAGTTGCCGCGAACTGCAGCGATTTGGCTGCCATCCCAGCGACCTCTTGAGCCTCGTTGCGCATCCGGTACAAATGTCTGGCAACTGCCTGAGCACTGGGTAAAATTTGCCTACCTGCCTCGGTAAGGGTTGCTCCTTGGTGGGTGCGCACAAACAACTCGACCCCCATCCAATTTTCCAGCGAACGAACTCTGCGGCTGAATGCGGGCTGAGTAACATGGCGTGCTTCGGCGGCACGGACAAAGCTGCCGTACTCCGCAAGCGCCGAAAGATCTTCAAGCCAAACTAGTTCCAAGGGCCATGCCTCCTGCGCATAGGGTGCGGCATTAATAGCATTGGGCGGGTGATATCGCAAAGCATAACGTGGTGCTACATACAACAAGAGGAACCCGTCATGCGCATCGTAGATATTCGTGAAAAAACTGTTTCTATTGCCTCTCCAATTGCTAATGCCTACATCGACTTTTCGAAAATGACCTGCTCGGTTGTCGCTGTCATCACCGATGTGATCCGCGATGGCAAACCTGTCATCGGCTACGGTTTCAATTCCAATGGTCGCTATGGCCAGGGTGCACTGATGCGTGATCGTTTCCTGGCGCGTATCACAGAAGCTGACCCAGACACTCTTGTCGACCATGACAACAACAACCTGGATCCGTTCGCGATCTGGAAAACTCTGATGACCAATGAGAAGCCTGGGGGGCATGGCGAGCGCTCGGTCGCAGTTGGCACCATCGACATGGCTGTATGGGATGCCGTCGCCAAGATTGAAGGAAAACCTTTATATCGCCTGCTGGCTGACCGATACCGTAACGGCGTGGCAGATGACAAGGTCTGGGTCTATGCAGCAGGCGGCTACTACTATCCAGGCAAAGATCAGACAAAGCTCAAGGCAGAAATGCAGAGCTATCTCGACCGCGGCTACGACGTCGTCAAAATGAAGATCGGAGCGGTGCCACTGGACGAAGATATCCGCCGCATCGAAGCGGTACTTGAAGTGGTTGGGGACGGTCGTCGACTGGCGGTCGATGCCAACGGTCGTTTCGATCTTCAGACAGGTATTGCTTACGCCGAAGCGATCAAGAAGTACAACCTCTTCTGGTACGAAGAGGTCGGCGACCCGCTGGACTACGCACTCCAGGCTGAGCTTGCCAATCACTATGAACTGCCAATGGCCACGGGGGAAAACCTGTTCTCCCATCAGGATGCTCGTAACCTGCTGCGCCACGGCGGTATGCGCTCTGATCGCGACTTCCTCCAGTTTGACTGTGCTCTGTCCTACGGGCTCGTGGAGTACATGCGCACTTTGAAGGTGATGGAGGATATGGGTTGGTCTTCCCGCCGTGTGGTTCCGCACGGTGGCCACCAGATGTCTCTGAACATCGCAGCGGGTCTGCACTTGGGCGGTAATGAGTCGTACCCAGATGTATTCCAACCTTTCGGCGGCTTCGCTGACGGCATCCAAGTCGAAAATGGCTACGTCGGGCTGCCGGACATTCCAGGTGTTGGCTTCGAAGCCAAGTCCGCTTTGTACGCAGTCATGCGCGAGTTGGGCGAAGGCTGATCAACCTCTATCTGCGGCCTCTTTGAAAGAGGCCGCAGACTCAGGCGTCACCAACTGACGCCAAGCCACATGCCCATCACAAAAATAAAATGAGGTGCTTCCGTGGAAACTTCCAAGTCCCGCTGGTACAGCCAGTTGTATGTGCAGGTATTGATCGGCATCGTGATCGGTGCCGCTATCGGTTACTTCACTCCTGATATTGGAGCCAAGCTGCAACCCTTTGCCGATGGCTTCATCAAACTGATCAAAATGCTCTTGGCGCCAATTATTTTCGGTACTGTCGTTGTCGGTATCGCCAAGATGGGCAGTATTAAAGAGGTCGGGCGGATTGGCGTAAAAGCGCTGATCTACTTTGAGGTTCTCTCTACTATCGCCCTGGTCGTCGGCCTTATCGTGGTCAACATCGTCAAGCCTGGCGTTGGGATGAACATTAACACCAGCACACTTGATGTAAGTGCCATCAGTAAATACAGCCAAGCCGCCAGTGAACAAGGCGGCACCATTGATTTCTTTCTAAATATCATCCCCCATACCTTCCTGGGTGCATTCTCGGATGGTGTCATGCTTCAGGTCATTCTGCTTTCGGTCTTGATGGGCGTTGCACTGGTTCAAATGGGAGAAACCAGCAAGCCGCTAATCAATACCATTGACCTGTTCCTGCAAGGCCTGTTCAAGATCGTTGCAATGGTCATGCGCTTGGCGCCGATTGGTGCTGGTGCCGGTATGGCGTTCACCATCGGCAAGTACGGGATTGGTACCTTGCTATCGCTCGGCCAGTTGCTCGTCGCACTCTACATTACAACGTTGTTTTTTATCGTGGTGGTGCTGGGTACGGTCGCCAGATGGTCGGGTATGCCGTTGATGCAGTTTATCCGCTACTTCAAGGATGAAATTCTCATCACGCTTGGCACCTGTTCAACAGAGGCCGTACTGCCGCGAATGATGGTGAAGCTTGAAAAGCTTGGCTGCAAAAAATCGGTAGTGGGCATGGTGCTGCCAACGGGGTACACCTTCAATGCGGACGGCACCTGCATCTATCTCACCATGGCTGCGATCTTTATAGCCCAGGCCACCAATACACCGCTGACCTTTGTGGATCAGATGATTCTGCTGGGCGTATTCCTGCTGACGTCCAAAGGCTCGGCTGGTGTGGCGGGTGCAGGGTTTGTAACGCTGGCTGCAACGCTGACAACCATCCACTCCATTCCTCTGGTAGGGCTCGTTTTGCTCTTGGGCATTGACCGGTTCCTGAACGAAGCGCGGGCCGTGACCAACCTAATAGGTAATGGCATCGGCACCATGGCGATTGCCAAGTGGGACAACTCGTTCGATGTCGAGGCCTGCGAGCGTGAAATTGCCAACATGACACATGAAAAAGCGGCAAGGAAAGCATTGCTGGCACAGAAATAATTCGCAAAACGCTCCGGTCATTTCCCGTCTTAAACGGTGTATGACCGGTAGTGCTTTCCAGGTCTCGCCTAACTCGGAACGAGCACAACGAATTACTTGAAAGAATTTTATGGAGCCAAAAATGATTGAGCGATCACATCATGAATTGCGCAAGGCGTTTGGTGATTTACTTCAAGGGACCGTCTGTAAATTTGCCGCTTCCGTATTCGATCCCATCTCGGTTCGTATGGCATCCGACCTTGGCTTTGAGGTTGCCATCCAGGGTGGCTCCGTTGCCTCGCTTCAAGTGCTTGGAGCACCGGACATTGCACTACTCACACTTGATGAATATGTCGAGCAGGTCTCCAGAGTCGGCCGGGCCAGCCAAATCCCGGTCATTGCGGACGCTGACCATGGATTTGGAAACGCGCTGAATGTGATGCGAACAGTCACAGAACTGCAGAAAGCCGGTGTTGCCGCGCTAACACTGGAAGACACCCACCTGCCGGCCAAGTACGACGAGCAGTCGCCCGTGCTTATCGAAAGGGAAGAAGCTGCAGCCAAGATTTACGCTGCGCGGTTTGCCCGGTCAGATGATGCTCTCAGCATCATCGCCCGAACGAATGTGGCGGTTACCACGCTGGAAGATTCCATTGCACGCACCACGGCCTATCAAAAAGCTGGGGCCGATGCGATTTGCCTCACCGGAGTAAAGGACGGCCAACACTTAAAAGCACTCACCTCACATCTTTGCGTGCCGATCATGCTGATCAATTATGGAAACCCTGCTCTGAGCGATGTTGAAAAATTGAGTGCGGTCAATGTGCGGGTCGTAGTCAATGGACATGCCCCGTATTTGTCCACAATCAAAGCGACCTACGAGACGCTACGCGAACAAAGCGGCATGGAGGGAAGCGAGCTTTCCCTCCCTGAGCTGCTATCGAAATACACGCTCTCGGATAATTACCGTGAGTGGGCGAAGACCTATTTAACGCAGGCATCACGCACTGGGAGGAGCTGACAGATCGGCAAAACCTGAACACACCGAAGATATCGTGGCAATCAACTTACTTGGCACTATTCGCATGGTGTATGCATTTACTCCCCACCTGTTCATACAGCCCAGTGCGACGATTGTGAATGTCAGCTCGGCTCTGACATTCGTAGCGCTGCCTGCCACACCACCCACAGCGCAACCAAAGCGGCAGTTCAATCGCTCACTTAAAACTACAGAGTCCAAGCTGCTTGATCACGCCGCTATTCTCAGCTGTTTACATACAAAGGCTACATTACATACGATTAACAAACTCAGCGTCTGGATTCGTCTGCGAAGCTCTTTTTTCTTCAATCGAGAACACTTCCATATCACAGCGTTTTGGCCTGCTGTCACGTGGCGACGGTCTTTGAGCAGGCCAAGCTGCATATGCTGCTGCGCTCACCCATTCAAATGTTT
Proteins encoded:
- a CDS encoding oxaloacetate decarboxylase is translated as MIERSHHELRKAFGDLLQGTVCKFAASVFDPISVRMASDLGFEVAIQGGSVASLQVLGAPDIALLTLDEYVEQVSRVGRASQIPVIADADHGFGNALNVMRTVTELQKAGVAALTLEDTHLPAKYDEQSPVLIEREEAAAKIYAARFARSDDALSIIARTNVAVTTLEDSIARTTAYQKAGADAICLTGVKDGQHLKALTSHLCVPIMLINYGNPALSDVEKLSAVNVRVVVNGHAPYLSTIKATYETLREQSGMEGSELSLPELLSKYTLSDNYREWAKTYLTQASRTGRS
- the dctA gene encoding C4-dicarboxylate transporter DctA, encoding METSKSRWYSQLYVQVLIGIVIGAAIGYFTPDIGAKLQPFADGFIKLIKMLLAPIIFGTVVVGIAKMGSIKEVGRIGVKALIYFEVLSTIALVVGLIVVNIVKPGVGMNINTSTLDVSAISKYSQAASEQGGTIDFFLNIIPHTFLGAFSDGVMLQVILLSVLMGVALVQMGETSKPLINTIDLFLQGLFKIVAMVMRLAPIGAGAGMAFTIGKYGIGTLLSLGQLLVALYITTLFFIVVVLGTVARWSGMPLMQFIRYFKDEILITLGTCSTEAVLPRMMVKLEKLGCKKSVVGMVLPTGYTFNADGTCIYLTMAAIFIAQATNTPLTFVDQMILLGVFLLTSKGSAGVAGAGFVTLAATLTTIHSIPLVGLVLLLGIDRFLNEARAVTNLIGNGIGTMAIAKWDNSFDVEACEREIANMTHEKAARKALLAQK